A section of the Xiphias gladius isolate SHS-SW01 ecotype Sanya breed wild chromosome 8, ASM1685928v1, whole genome shotgun sequence genome encodes:
- the LOC120793414 gene encoding anoctamin-1 codes for MSESSSVHSVKLVSLARSLSGLGLDAANGGLIGPPDNDEPPPPESGIDLGPGLFFADGKRKVDYVLCYKYKKRHASKSRLSISSNGSIPIQIPGQWEAEAEAGEAGAPAGDVEESKLSEEEKALMREEFEAGLLEAGLQIERDKERSNGIGFIRLHIPWPILSREAELQKIKVAVKKKCELRKRTGIAGKWDSIVTKVNTPFKPDVPDFDVHRDSKTRVHFKTIKHHFIRDKLHLYDIKSTETLFDNATRSRIVAEIISRTTCRQTCQTTGINSLLARGVYDSAFPLHDGSFTRRGRKDQQNDRQLLHEEWANYGVMHKYQPVDLIRKYFGEQIGLYFAWLGVYTQLLIPPSVLGIIVFLYGIFTVDANVPSQETCDDNLNITMCPLCDGVCDYWRLSTVCSLARASYLFDNGATVLFAIFMSLWAACFLEHWKRRQMCLKHTWDLTSLEDEEEEMRPEYEEALQEKKAKMKAQSRKKLTQAGDGADGETDQMLASQQEPESLDIEDHLSGYLINVSTLLLLIFVTFSAVFGVAVYRICMLSVWSMNPDPEAKASVRMTVTTTGIILNMLVVLVLEEVYGAIAVWLTELELPKTKEEFEERLIFKSFFLKSMNAFAPIFYVAFFKGRFAGRPGDYVYVFGDYRMEECAPPGCLIELCIQLSMIMLGKQLIQNNVFEVLIPKLKKMYRTIQEQKGKKRAAEDEENETEEKRPKQQFDKDFTLEPFEGVTPEYMEMIIQYGFVSLFVASFPLAPAFALLNNVIEIRLDAAKFVTEIRRPDAVRCKDIGIWYNILCGISKFSVITNAFVISFTSEFVPRMVYQYMYSVNGTMNGYTEHSLSYFNVSNFPPGTAPTSTLITGVSMCRYKDYRDPPWAPDAYTFSKQYWSVLAAKLAFVIFFQNLAMFLSMLVAWMIPDVPRSLREQLKKENMMLMEFLLNQDQEARAKSHSPKRSIPCFPTNIDIVVEALPEEQEEQQVEEEEEEAVEVSLDEPRTTSRSDPEVWRTFEKVEDNGQIQREGEGEDEGGEVEREEKEKHGEENEGGGTGDNEQEGVKEKEDGGQRQEEENEAKADEKNFNVDLDSFMSELGLLDEEPSSSISRDTGLLRSVSKQEYRKDQEPLSNPSSKGGSSESLKGSRAQFTTSDIDTRPFSLIAPPPREPVSRAKARCSTLPSRHRGAEACYSLPRPSHSTSLTRLQQTATLTPLIPLGSSLSASSSPFPRPHTPVSPSSPHPTRSPSLNPESPQPKAPSELFALKGPPPQQPRSRGKARCSTLPPRQRAPGPEEHSTKPSHSTSFTKLGDRIPPSPSELKRNTPV; via the exons ATGAGTGAGTCGTCGTCAGTTCACTCGGTGAAGCTTGTTTCGTTGGCCAGATCACTGTCCGGGCTTGGGCTCGATGCCGCCAATGGAGGCCTCATCGGCCCCCCAGACAACGACGAGCCCCCTCCCCCG GAGTCCGGCATTGATCTAGGCCCTGGGCTTTTTTTCGCTGATGGCAAGAGAAAAGTGGACTATGTCCTTtgctacaaatacaaaaaaaggcaTGCTTCCAAGTCACGCCTTTCCATTTCATCCAATGGGAGTATACCAATACAAATACCAGGCCAATGGGAAGCAGAAGCAGAGGCTGGGGAGGCAGGGGCACCTGCCGGAGACGTGGAGGAGTCAAAGCTGTCCGAGGAGGAGAAGGCTTTAATGAGAGAAGAGTTTGAGGCGGGACTACTGGAAGCTGGACTGCAGATAGAACGCGATAAAGAG AGGTCAAATGGCATAGGGTTCATTCGGCTGCACATCCCGTGGCCAATACTCAGTCGCGAAGCAGAGCTCCAGAAGATCAAagttgctgtgaaaaag AAGTGCGAACTGCGGAAACGGACGGGCATTGCTGGGAAATGGGACTCCATCGTGACCAAAGTCAACACGCCGTTTAAACCGGACGTCCCTGACTTTGACGTCCACAGGGACTCAAAGACACGAGTCCATTTCAAAACCATCAAACACCATTTTATCAGAGACAAGCTCCACCT GTATGACATCAAGTCAACAGAAACCTTATTTGATAATGCAACACGCAGCAGAATA GTGGCGGAGATTATTTCGCGTACTACCTGCAGACAAACTTGCCAAACCACTG GCATCAACTCATTATTGGCTCGGGGTGTCTACGACTCTGCCTTCCCTCTGCATGAT GGGTCGTTCACAAGGAGAGGACGGAAAGATCAGCAAAATGACAGACAG CTCCTGCACGAAGAATGGGCTAACTATGGAGTCATGCATAAATACCAGCCTGTGGACCTGATCAG GAAATACTTTGGAGAGCAGATCGGGTTGTATTTTGCCTGGCTGGGTGTTTATACTCAGctcctcatccctccctctgtACTGGGCATCATTGTATTCCTGTATGGCATATTCACCGTGGATGCCAATGTGCCAAG TCAGGAGACCTGCGATGACAACCTGAACATCACCATGTGCCCACTGTGTGATGGAGTGTGCGACTACTGGCGTCTGAGTACGGTGTGCTCACTGGCCCGGGCTTCATACCTGTTTGACAATGGAGCCACTGTCCTCTTTGCTATTTTCATGTCTCTGTGGG CTGCCTGTTTCCTTGAGCACTGGAAAAGGCGACAGATGTGTCTGAAACATACCTGGGACCTGACGAGCttggaggatgaggag GAGGAGATGAGGCCTGAGTATGAAGAAGCTTTACAGGAGAAAAAAGCCAAGATGAAAGCACAGTCCAGGAAGAAG TTGACTCAAGCTGGAGATGGTGCAGATGGCGAAACAGACCAGATGCTGGCCTCCCAG CAAGAGCCAGAGTCTCTGGACATTGAGGATCACCTGTCCGGGTACCTCATCAATGTGTCCACCTTACTGCTACTG atcttCGTGACCTTCTCGGCAGTGTTTGGGGTGGCAGTTTACCGTATCTGCATGTTAAGTGTGTGGTCAATGAACCCTGATCCTGAAGCCAAGGCCAGTGTGAGGATGACTGTCACCACCACAGGCATCATCCTCAACATGCTGGTGGTTCTGGTGTTGGAGGAGGTTTATGGAGCAATCGCTGTGTGGCTGACTGAACTGG AACTCCCTAAGACAAAGGAAGAGTTTGAAGAGAGGCTGATCTTCAAGTCTTTCTTTCTCAAATCCATGAACGCCTTTGCACCTATTTTCTATGTGGCCTTCTTCAAGGGCAG GTTTGCTGGGCGGCCCGGCGATTATGTTTACGTCTTTGGAGACTATCGCATGGAGGAA TGTGCTCCTCCAGGGTGCCTCATCGAACTTTGCATCCAGCTCAGCATGATCATGCTCGGAAAGCAGCTCATCCAGAACAATGTGTTTGAGGTCCTCATACC taaGCTGAAAAAGATGTACAGAACAATACaggaacaaaaaggaaagaaaagagcagcagaagatgaggagaatgaaacagaagagaagagaccaaaacaacaatttgacAAAGATTTCACCCTTGAACCCTTTGAAGGCGTCACCCCAGAGTACATGGAAATGA TAATTCAGTACGGGTTCGTGTCTCTGTTCGTGGCCTCCTTCCCGCTGGCGCCAGCGTTCGCCCTGCTCAACAACGTGATCGAGATTCGCCTGGATGCTGCAAAATTTGTCACTGAGATCCGGCGGCCCGACGCTGTGAGGTGTAAAGACATAG GGATTTGGTACAACATTCTCTGTGGAATCAGCAAGTTCTCTGTCATTACCaat GCGTTTGTCATCTCCTTCACGTCAGAGTTCGTTCCACGAATGGTTTACCAGTACATGTACAGTGTAAATGGCACCATGAATGGCTACACAGAGCACTCCCTCTCTTACTTTAATGTCAGCAACTTCCCACCGGGCACTGCGCCCACCTCCACCCTCATCACAGGAGTCTCAATGTGCAG gtATAAGGACTACAGAGACCCACCGTGGGCACCAGATGCCTACACCTTCTCTAAACAGTACTGGTCTGTCCTGGCAGCAAAACTTGCCTTTGTAATATTCTTCCAG AACCTTGCCATGTTCCTAAGCATGTTGGTTGCCTGGATGATCCCAGACGTACCACGGTCTCTGCGGGAACAGCTGAAGAAAGAGAACATGATGCTGATGGAGTTCCTGCTGAATCAAGACCAAGAAGCACGTGCCAAATCTCACTCCCCAAAACGCTCCATCCCCTGCTTCCCCACCAACATAGACATTGTGGTGGAGGCTCTACCAGAAGAGCAAGAGGAGCAgcaagtggaggaggaggaggaagaggcggTTGAGGTCAGTTTGGATGAACCCAGAACGACCAGTCGCAGTGATCCAGAGGTCTGGAGGACATTCGAAAAAGTCGAAGATAATGGACAGATACAGCGAGAAGGTGAAGGAGAAGATGAGGGTGGAGAGGttgaaagggaagaaaaggaaaaacatggagaagaaaatgaaggggGTGGTACGGGGGATAATGAGCAAGAgggagtaaaagaaaaagaggatggtggacaaagacaggaagaagaaaatgaagcgAAGGCAGATGAGAAGAATTTTAATGTTGATCTGGACTCCTTCATGAGCGAGCTGGGCCTGTTAG ATGAGGAACCCTCATCGAGCATATCTAGAGATACAGGGCTTCTCCGCTCAGTCTCCAAACAGGAATACCGGAAAGATCAGGAACCTCTGTCAAATCCATCATCCAAAGGAGGCTCATCTGAGAGTCTGAAGGGCTCCAGGGCACAATTTACAACATCAGATATTGACACTAGGCCGTTCTCACTCATTGCTCCTCCTCCCAGAGAGCCAGTCTCAAGGGCAAAGGCCCGTTGCTCCACCTTGCCTTCCCGCCACAGAGGGGCTGAGGCTTGTTACAGCCTGCCCCGGCCCAGCCACTCCACCAGCCTCACAAGGTTGCAGCAGACGGCCACACTCACTCCTCTGATTCCCCTGGGGTCGTCATTATCGGCCTCATCCAGCCCATTCCCTCGCCCGCACACACCTGTGTCACCTTCATCTCCACATCCCACACGGTCCCCATCGCTCAACCCCGAGTCCCCACAGCCAAAAGCCCCCAGTGAATTGTTTGCGCTGAAAGGCCCTCCGCCCCAACAGCCACGCTCCAGGGGCAAAGCCCGGTGCTCCACCCTGCCTCCACGACAAAGAGCACCTGGTCCTGAGGAACACTCCACCAAGCCTAGCCATTCCACCAGCTTTACAAAGCTGGGAGACCGCATCCCCCCTTCCCCAAGTGAACTGAAGCGCAACACGCCAGTATGA
- the cers3b gene encoding ceramide synthase 2, with translation MWQTVGEWLWWERLWLPANISWSDLEDNEGRAYAKASQLYAALPCALCLLLVRYLFERYLATPLADVWGIRDRVRLTAEPNPILENYFCSRARVPSQADVRSLCKKTSWPERRVHVWFRRRRNQERPGLQKRFCEASWRCLFYFFAFVGGVLALYDKPWLYNLKEVWAGFPKQSMLPSQYWYYLLEMGFYLSLLLSLTFDVKRKDFKEQVIHHIATLTLLSFSWTSNYIRIGTLVMAVHDSADVLLEGAKVFNYAKWHQTANAMFVVFTVLFMVTRLVIFPFWLIHCTWVYPPEQFAPFFGYYFFNVMLLLLQILHLYWAALISRMLYKFIFSKLEGDDRSDEEEDDSGSPKERNHKLNHMNGSGARGRASGH, from the exons ATGTGGCAGACAGTTGGTGAGTGGCTGTGGTGGGAGCGTCTGTGGCTGCCAGCGAACATCTCCTGGTCTGATCTGGAGGACAATGAAGGTCGTGCGTACGCGAAAGCCTCTCAACTCTACGCTGCTCTGCCCTGCGCCCTCTGCTTGCTTCTGGTCAGATACTTGTTTGAAAG GTACCTGGCCACGCCACTGGCTGATGTTTGGGGGATCAGGGACAGGGTACGCCTGACAGCAGAACCAAACCCCATCCTAGAAAACTACTTCTGCAGCCGAGCACGGGTTCCGTCACAG GCTGATGTGAGGTCTCTGTGTAAAAAGACAAGTTGGCCAGAAAGAAGAGTTCACGTCTGGTtccggaggaggaggaaccagGAGCGACCAGGGCTTCAGAAGAGGTTCTGTGAGGCCAG TTGgagatgtttgttttatttttttgcatttgtcgGCGGAGTCCTAGCTCTCTATGAT AAACCTTGGCTGTACAATCTGAAGGAGGTTTGGGCAGGCTTCCCTAAACAG TCCATGCTGCCATCTCAGTACTGGTATTACCTCTTGGAAATGGGCTTCTACCTTTCTCTGCTCCTTAGCCTCACATTTGATGTGAAACGGAAA gactTCAAAGAGCAGGTGATTCATCATATAGCCACACTGACTCTCCTGAGTTTCTCCTGGACTTCAAACTACATCCGTATTGGAACCCTTGTGATGGCAGTTCATGACTCTGCCGACGTTCTGCTGGAG GGTGCAAAGGTATTCAACTACGCCAAGTGGCACCAGACTGCCAACGCCATGTTTGTAGTTTTCACGGTTCTCTTTATGGTGACAAGACTGGTGATTTTTCCTTTCTG GCTGATCCACTGCACATGGGTGTACCCGCCGGAGCAGTTCGCTCCATTCTTTGGCTACTACTTCTTCAATGTCATGCTGTTGCTTCTACAGATACTGCACCTCTACTGGGCTGCTCTCATTTCACGAATGCTTTACAAGTTTATCTTCAGCAAG CTGGAGGGTGATGACAGgagtgatgaagaggaggatgacaGTGGCTCACCAAAGGAAAGAAACCATAAATTGAATCACATGAATGGCTCTGGAGCCAGAGGCCGAGCCAGTGGCCACTGA
- the cfap161 gene encoding cilia- and flagella-associated protein 161 produces the protein MAHGRTYCTNVRIGNWNEDLRLEEDAKKEYLEKKERGELAAQKVDFLKQNILRPVNLSVTNDGRLHFGDVVMLVNMGGENREFSAVSINADVNSLIKIPLPGIQAPCGISAGRGNQPCTRTAFVITSVDGSPEGSTLLFEQSFALKTTSGFARGLHLTSDLQSFQKCAKKSRLQEINLVDDCSFLSWWKIVHFDPQERLEYEGQPVPANVKVLIIHCKTNQALAVLGDQVLWTTYGKEYEVTAHTFLDSHKAEQDKNHWILCTSDPAGDGLVLLNHPAANNNELT, from the exons ATGGCTCATGGGAGAACTTATTGCACAAATGTGAGAATCGGAAACTGGAATGAGGACCTGCGCCTAGAAGAG GATGCAAAGAAGGAGTAcctggagaaaaaggagaggggtGAGCTTGCTGCCCAGAAAGTAGACTTCCTCAAACAGAACATTTTGAGACCG GTGAATCTCTCTGTGACAAATGATGGAAGATTGCACTTTGGGGATGTTGTAATGTTGGTGAACATGGGAGGAGAAAACAGGGAGTTCAGCGCAGTAAGCATTAATGCAGACGTTAACAGTTTGATAAAGATTCCTTTGCCCGGCATTCAGGCCCCGTGTGGAATCAGTGCCGGAAGAGGTAATCAGCCCTGCACACGCACTGCCTTCGTCATTACCAg TGTAGATGGCAGTCCTGAGGGATCAACTCTGCTTTTTGAGCAAAGTTTTGCCCTGAAAACAACAAGTGGCTTTGCCAGGGGA CTTCACTTGACGAGTGATCtacaaagttttcaaaag TGTGCAAAGAAGTCCCGCCTGCAGGAGATAAACTTGGTTGATGATTGTTCCTTTCTGTCATGGTGGAAGATAGTGCACTTTGACCCCCAGGAGAGGCTCGAATATGAGGGTCAGCCTGTCCCT GCTAATGTGAAGGTCCTGATCATACACTGCAAGACAAACCAGGCTCTTGCTGTTCTGGGTGATCAAGTCCTTtg GACCACATATGGCAAAGAGTATGAGGTGACGGCTCACACCTTCTTGGACTCCCACAAAGCTGAACAGGACAAAAACCACTGGATACTGTGCACCTCTGACCCTGCAGGAGACGGGCTTGTACTTCTCAACCACCCAGCGGCTAACAACAACGAGCTCACATAG